From the Deinococcus gobiensis I-0 genome, the window CCGACCAGGGCGCCCTGGTGGTCGCGGTCAGTGACCAGCACGGCGCGGCCTACGCCAGCGGCGGTCTGGACCTGGACGCCCTGTCGGCGTGGCGCGAGCAGAGCGGCAGTGTCGAGGGCTTCGGTACGGCGATCACGCCCGACGAGCTGCTGGGCCTGGACGTGGACGTGCTCATGCTCGCCTACGACTACGGCACCATCAACGCCGGCAACGCCCACGCGGTGCGCGCCCGCTACGTCGTCGAGGCGACGAACCGCGCCGTACTGCCCGAAGCCGAGCGCTTCCTGGCCGAGCAGGGCGTGACCGTGCTGCCCGACCTCGTGGCCTCTATCGGCGGGCTGGTCGTCAACTACCTCGAATGGGTGCAGGACGCCAGCAACTTCTTCTGGACCGAAGAAGAGATCGAAGCCGCCATCGACCAGCGCGTGAACGCCGCCGTGGACACCGTGACCGAATTCATGCGGACGCGGCAAGTCGGCATGCGCACGGCCGCCTACGCCATCGCCCTGAACCGCCTGCACAGCGCCACGGTGATGCGCGGGGTGTATCCGTAAGCGTCCGCCGCCCTGACCGGCCCCCCCGTTTCCCTTTCGTCTCCCGACAAGGAGTTGCCCCACCATGACCACCACCCCCGAACCGGCCAACCTGACGCCGGATCAGAAGAAATACGGCGCCCACGACATCCCCAGCTACCTCGACCCCAACAACATCGGCCCCTACGAGATCTACCTCGAACAGGTCGAGCGCGTCACGCCGTACCTCGGCAAGCTGGCCTACTGGGTCGAGACCCTCAAGCGGCCCAAGCGGATTCTGGTCGTGGACGTGCCGGTGCATCTCGACGACGGCAGCGTGGCCCACTTCGAGGGCTACCGCGTGCAGCACAACACCTCGCGCGGCCCCGCCAAGGGCGGCGTGCGCTACCACCAGGACGTAACCCTCTCGGAAGTCATGGCGCTCTCGGCCTGGATGACGGTGAAAAACGCCGCCGTGAACCTGCCCTACGGCGGCGGCAAGGGCGGCATCCGCCTCGACCCGCGCAAGTACAGCCAGGGTGAGCTGGAGCGCGTGACGCGGCGCTACACCTCCGAGATCGGGCTGATCATCGGGCCGGAAAAGGACATCCCCGCGCCGGACGTGAACACCGGCCCGCAGACGATGGCCTGGATGATGGACACCTACTCGATGAACGTGGGCCGCACCGCGACCGGCGTGGTCACGGGCAAGCCGGTCTCGCTGGGCGGTTCGCTGGGGCGCGGCGACGCCACCGGGCGCGGCGTGTTCGTGGCGGGCGCCGAGGCGATGCAGAAGCTCGGGATGCCGCTCGAAGGCGCGCGCATCGCCGTGCAGGGCTTCGGCAACGTGGGCGAGGCCGCCGCGCGCATCTTCCATGAGCACGGCGCGAAGGTCGTGGCGATCCAGGACGTGACCGGCACCATCTACAGCGAGGCCGGCATCAACCCGGCGGTGGCGCTGTCGCACCTGCGCGCCACCGGCAGCATCCTGGGCCTGGGCGGCACCGAGGAACTGACGCGCGAGGACTTCTGGGGCGTGCCCTGCGACGTGCTCATTCCGGCGGCGCTGGAAAAACAGATCACCCTGGCGAACGCCGGGCGCATCCAGGCCCGACTGATCGTGGAGGGGGCCAACGGCCCGACCATCCCGGCGGCCGACGACCTGCTGTCCGAGAAGGGCGTGACCGTCGTCCCCGACGTGCTCGCCAACGCGGGCGGCGTGACAGTGAGCTACTTCGAGTGGGTGCAGGACTTCAGCTCGTACTTCTGGACCGAGGACCAGATCAACGAGCGCCTCGACCGCATCATGCGCGACGCCTTCCGCAGCCTGTGGGACGTTAAGGAGCGCCACGGCGTCACCCTGCGCACGGCCGTGTACATCGTGGCCTGCACGCGGGTGCTCGAAGCGCGGGCGCTGCGCGGCCTGTACCCATAAGGCGCACAACCCACACCCGGCAAGAGAAAGAGGCGAAACCCGTATTCGCCTCTTTGTTCTGCGAGCCATACGCCACACGCCGGGCACCTTTCCCCCTACCCTGAGGCCGTGCCTCCCGAACTGACCGAGCTGCTGGAGTATTTTGAGCCGTTTTCGCTGCTGCGGCGGGACCTGCGCGGAGCGGCGACGCTGCTCACGCCGGGGGTGAACGTGCTGGCCCTGAACGCGGCGTACCTGCCCGCTGACGGCGAGGCGCTGATTCCCCTGCTCGGCGCGTGGCAGCGCGAACATGGCACGCCGCCGCTCGTCGCCTCGGTCACGGCGCTGCCCGGCGAGGACGTGGGCGGCGTGCGGGTCGGCACGTACCTGCCCCAATCCGAGCCGGGAGTGATCGCGGTCGAGCAGGTCTCGCGCCTGGGGATCGCCGCGTGGGCCGGCGTGCTGGCCGAGGCGCACGGCACACCCGCGTGGGCCGGCGCACTGGCCAGCCACTTCGGCGCGCGCCTGGAGGGGAGGCGTGACTCTGCGCTGCTCATGGCCTACGCGGGGGGCGAAGCCATCGGGGCGCTGCTGTGGCGGGCCACGGCGCAGGGGGGCGCGGCGCACCTGTGGGGCACGCTGGACCCCGCCGCCGACGCGCCGCTGCTGAACATGGCGGCCGAACTCGGCGGCGGCTCCCTGCGCGCCAGCCTGCCCGACACCTCTCCCCTGACGGTCACGGACGAGGCGGTGGTGGTCTTCACGCGGCCGGCAGGGCAGGCCGGGCCGGCGCTGGACTGACCGTCTCCCGCTCAGCCCAGGTGGGACAGCACCGTTTCTGCGCCGGTCACGTGGTCGCCCACGCCGACCTGCGGCGTCGCCCCCTCGGGCAGCGCGACGAGCACCATCCCGCCGCCCTCGGCATAGGCGGCCTTGTTGCCCGCGCGGGCCGGGTCGCCGGGGCGCAGGAAATTCAGGGTTTCGGCGTGGCTGCCCTGGTCGGGCAGGGCGACCGTCACCTCGCCGCCCTCCGGGGCGCGCAGGGTGAAGGTCAGGCGCGGCCGACCCAGCGCGGGCACCTCGGCGGGCTGGCCCAGCAGCAGGCGCGCGCGGGCGCCCAGGCCCAGGCCGGCCGCGCCGCCCTGCGCCGCCAGGGCGTCGGAGAATTCGGCGCGCACGACCTCGCCGCCCACCGGCTGATAGAGGTACTGCACGTCCAGCGGCCCCACGTACACCCCCAGCACCCAGCCCGTTGCCGGAGCTTCGGGCCAGCCGAGCAGCGCTGCCGCCGCCCCCTGGCCCTCGACCTGGCCGTCCGTCACGCGGCGCACGAGCAGCACGCGGCCGTCGGCGGGGCTGAGAACTGCGCCTGCCGCAGGCGTGGGCAGGCGCACCGGGTCACGGTAACGGTAGACCCCGCGCACATAGAGCGCCGCAGCGGCGGCGACAGAACCCAGAAGCAGAAGGCGGCGGGGAACACGCATGCCCCCAGTGTAGGGCACCGCTCCCCGCCGCCTCCCCTGAAGGATTTACTGAGAAACGTAGATCTGAACGGTGTTCAGCAGGTCGGGCTGCCCGGCCCCGGCCCCCTCGGTGCGGGTCAGGCCATTGACCACGTCCTGCCCCGAGAGCACCTGCCCGAACACAGTGTACTGCCCGCTCAGGAAATCGGCGGGGGCCAAGGTGATGTAGAACTGGCTGCCCTGCGAGTCGAGGCTGGCGGCGCGGGCCATGCCCAGCACCCCGGCCTTGTCGAAGCGCAGGCCGTTGTTCACCTCGGCGGCGAAGTTGTAACCGGGGCCGCCCGTGCCCCACTGGGCCTGCAGTGCGGGATCGCTGCTCTGGGGGTCGCCGCCCTGCGCCACGAAGCCCTCGATCACGCGGTGGAAGCGGGTGCCGTCGTAGAAATGGTTCAGCGCCAGGAACACGAAGTTGTTCACGGCGACCGGGGCGGCCTTGGCGTTCAGCTCCAGCACCACGTCGCCCTTGGCCGTCTTCATGACGGCGCGGTAGGTCTTGGCCGGGTCGATGACGTTCTGACTTCCCGTGAAGCGGGTCACGCGCGCGGCGCTGAGGTAGGGCACGGCCGTGAAGCCCGTCATGGCCGCCGTGCCCGTGGCGGCGGGGGTGGTCGCGGCCGGGGTCGTCGCATCGGGGGTCGTGACCGGGGCCGGGGCCGTACCGGTGGCCGCCGCGTCCGTGGCCGTGCTGGAAGCCGGAGCCGCCGTGCCCGTCTGGGACGTCGCCGCGCCCGTGCCCGCCGCCGTCGCCGCCGTTCCCGCCGCGCCGCTGTCGGCCGTCAGCGCCAGGGTGCCGTTGGGCTGGAGGGTATAGGTGCGCGTCACGGCGGGCATCGTGGGCGCGCAGGCGGCGAGGCTCAGACCGATCAGGACCAGCGGCAGACTCTTCAACATGCCCCACAGCCTACCCGGCGGCAGATGTGGGGCATGGGAGAAAAATTGTGAGAACGTCCATGCTCCGGCCCTCAGCGGGCCTTCACTCCAGCGGCAGGCTGGTCGTGTATTTCTCCTGCTTGACGATGATGGTGCTGTCGGTGTTGCGCACGCCCGGAATGGCCGCGAGCACCTCGACCAGAAAATTCTGGTAGGCGTCGAGGTCGGCCACGCACACCTTGAGCAGGTAGTCGGTGTCGCCCAGGCACAGGTAACACTCCAGCACCTCGGGGCGGGCACGCATCTTGTCGGCGAAGTCCTCGAAGCCCTGCTTGGTCTGCTTGTCCAGGGTCACGCGCACCATGACCATCAGATCGCGGTTGACCAGTTTGGGGTCGAGCAGCGCGACGTAACGGTGGATCACGCCTTCTTCCTCCAGCCGCCGCACCCGGCGCAGCGTGGGCGCGGGCGTCAGGCCGATCTCGTCGGCGAGTTCGGTGTTGGGGATGCGTGCGTCGCGCTGGAGGATGGACAGAATGCGGCGGTCGGTGGCGTCCAGATCGGGGGCGGAGTGGCGCTGCATCATGGAAGCGTATTCTAGCAAATCGGCGCAATCCTGTTGCCCTGCTCATCCATATAACGCC encodes:
- a CDS encoding phosphatidylserine decarboxylase, which encodes MRVPRRLLLLGSVAAAAALYVRGVYRYRDPVRLPTPAAGAVLSPADGRVLLVRRVTDGQVEGQGAAAALLGWPEAPATGWVLGVYVGPLDVQYLYQPVGGEVVRAEFSDALAAQGGAAGLGLGARARLLLGQPAEVPALGRPRLTFTLRAPEGGEVTVALPDQGSHAETLNFLRPGDPARAGNKAAYAEGGGMVLVALPEGATPQVGVGDHVTGAETVLSHLG
- a CDS encoding Lrp/AsnC family transcriptional regulator encodes the protein MQRHSAPDLDATDRRILSILQRDARIPNTELADEIGLTPAPTLRRVRRLEEEGVIHRYVALLDPKLVNRDLMVMVRVTLDKQTKQGFEDFADKMRARPEVLECYLCLGDTDYLLKVCVADLDAYQNFLVEVLAAIPGVRNTDSTIIVKQEKYTTSLPLE
- a CDS encoding Glu/Leu/Phe/Val family dehydrogenase, with amino-acid sequence MTTTPEPANLTPDQKKYGAHDIPSYLDPNNIGPYEIYLEQVERVTPYLGKLAYWVETLKRPKRILVVDVPVHLDDGSVAHFEGYRVQHNTSRGPAKGGVRYHQDVTLSEVMALSAWMTVKNAAVNLPYGGGKGGIRLDPRKYSQGELERVTRRYTSEIGLIIGPEKDIPAPDVNTGPQTMAWMMDTYSMNVGRTATGVVTGKPVSLGGSLGRGDATGRGVFVAGAEAMQKLGMPLEGARIAVQGFGNVGEAAARIFHEHGAKVVAIQDVTGTIYSEAGINPAVALSHLRATGSILGLGGTEELTREDFWGVPCDVLIPAALEKQITLANAGRIQARLIVEGANGPTIPAADDLLSEKGVTVVPDVLANAGGVTVSYFEWVQDFSSYFWTEDQINERLDRIMRDAFRSLWDVKERHGVTLRTAVYIVACTRVLEARALRGLYP
- a CDS encoding peptidylprolyl isomerase, translated to MLKSLPLVLIGLSLAACAPTMPAVTRTYTLQPNGTLALTADSGAAGTAATAAGTGAATSQTGTAAPASSTATDAAATGTAPAPVTTPDATTPAATTPAATGTAAMTGFTAVPYLSAARVTRFTGSQNVIDPAKTYRAVMKTAKGDVVLELNAKAAPVAVNNFVFLALNHFYDGTRFHRVIEGFVAQGGDPQSSDPALQAQWGTGGPGYNFAAEVNNGLRFDKAGVLGMARAASLDSQGSQFYITLAPADFLSGQYTVFGQVLSGQDVVNGLTRTEGAGAGQPDLLNTVQIYVSQ